One window of Stigmatopora nigra isolate UIUO_SnigA chromosome 14, RoL_Snig_1.1, whole genome shotgun sequence genomic DNA carries:
- the st3gal5 gene encoding lactosylceramide alpha-2,3-sialyltransferase, with amino-acid sequence MRLPKHRCAFLLGGIFCVLFLMFITSWSEKERFQPRDLDVSPDYKKRVHQHVHKVLGRECHRRSTRLGFLAELPTSSQMTQPFLWKNTPLPENIYQYPPPFGFRGLKGKIPALLQQLSESNEVPQFKKDPDKCQRCVVVGNGGILKGLQLGPLIDRFDTIIRLNRGPLGEFIADVGNRTSIRMSYPEGTPFPWLDTDPATVFVAVVYKGVDVNWISTMINKLAVPLWDWLFFWHDVPKELPLERNRIRVLNPLVIKETALDLLKFSPPTTRLWGWDQNVPTLGVSALDLASLLCDEVSLAGFGYNLSQERAVLHYYDQLSMSAMLWQKMHNVNEETRVLKSLIREGTITDLTGGVHCSFCP; translated from the exons ATGAGGCTCCCGAAACACAG ATGTGCATTTCTGTTGGGAGGAATCTTCTGTGTGCTCTTTCTGATGTTCATTACatcttggtctgaaaaagaaagatttCAACCTCGAGATTTGGATGTCAGCCCAGATTATAAAAAG CGAGTGCACCAACATGTTCACAAAGTTTTGGGTCGTGAATGTCACCGCCGAAGCACCAGACTGGGTTTCCTGGCTGAACTCCCTACTTCTAGTCAGATGACCCAACCATTCTTATGGAAAAACACACCACTTCCAGAGAACATCTACCAGTATCCACCCCCCTTTGGGTTTAGGGGTCTTAAGGGAAAAATCCCTGCATTGCTTCAGCAG ttaTCAGAGTCCAATGAAGTACCACAATTTAAAAAGGATCCTGATAAATGTCAGCGATGTGTGGTTGTTGGAAATGGAGGCATTCTGAAAGGCCTGCAGCTCGGACCTTTAATCGATCGTTTTGACACCATTATAAG ATTGAACAGGGGTCCCTTAGGAGAGTTCATTGCTGATGTTGGAAATCGAACCAGCATCAGGATGAGTTATCCAGAAGGCACACCCTTTCCCTGGCTTGACACCGACCCAGCAACAGTTTTTGTAGCTGTGGTGTATAAAGGTGTGGATGTCAACTGGATCTCCACAATGATAAATAAGCTCGCAGTG CCTTTGTGGGATTGGCTATTTTTCTGGCATGATGTTCCAAAAGAACTCCCTCTTGAACGCAACAGGATCAGAGTCTTAAATCCGCTTGTCATCAAAGAGACTGCATTGGATTTACTCAAATTCTCCCCACCAACAACCCGTTTGTGGGGTTGGGACCAG AATGTACCTACCCTGGGTGTCTCTGCACTGGATTTAGCGAGTTTGCTGTGTGACGAGGTGAGCCTTGCAGGCTTTGGCTACAACCTGTCCCAGGAAAGAGCTGTCTTGCATTATTATGATCAGCTGTCCATGAGTGCTATGCTATGGCAGAAGATGCACAATGTGAATGAGGAGACCAGAGTGCTTAAAAGTCTCATAAGAGAGGGAACCATCACTGACCTGACAGGAGGCGTTCACTGCTCCTTTTGCCCTTGA